ATATGATCCGTGTGTCGATGGCTCCCGTTGCGGCCATTCTTCCTGATGTTGAAGTCTTTACCCTCCCGTATGTGTTCCGCGATGAAGATCATATGCATAAAGTGATCGATGGAGATCTGGGTAAACAAATTGGCGACAAGCTGACGAATAACCCGAAATCCCGGCTGGTGTTCCTTGGCTGGATGGACTCCGGCACACGTAACCTGATTACTAAAAATCCTGTTGTGAAACCGGAAGATCTTAAAGGTATGAAAATCCGCGTCCAGGGCAGCCCTGTCGCACTGGCAACACTCAAAGACATGGGGGCGAACTCAGTGGCTATGGGCGTGAGTGAAGTGTATAGCGGGATGCAAACTGGAGTTATCGATGGCGCAGAAAACAACCCGCCAACATTTATTGCCCACAACTACATGCCCGTTGCCAAAAACTACACCCTGAGCGGCCACTTTATCACCCCTGAAATGCTGCTTTATTCCAAAGTGAAGTGGGACAAATTAACGCCTGATCAGCAGCAAAAAATCCTCAAACTGGCGCGTGAAACGCAAATGGAACAGCGTGAACTGTGGAATGCCTATAACAAACAGGCACTGGAAAAAATGAAAGCGGGTGGCGTTCAGTTCCACGAAATCGATAAAGCATGGTTTGTAAAAGCGACTGAGCCGGTTCGTAAGGAATACGGTGATAAGCATCAGGATCTGATGAAAGCCATCGCCGATGTTCAATAACTTTTGTCGCTAACGCTTTCGTGGAGGGCATCTTATGTCCCAACGCTACTCAGATTTGATGGATAAAGTTTATTTGCTGGCGATGATTGTTGCCGGACTGTCTCTGCTCGTCATGACCATAATTATTCCGATTGGGATTTTCTCGCGCTATGTCCTGAACCGTGGTGAGTCCTGGCCGGAACCGGTGGCGATAATCTGCATGGTGACCTTCACGTTTATCGGCGCGGCGGTGAGTTATCGCGCCGGTTCGCACATTGCCGTGAATATGCTGACAGACCGCTTGCCGCTCTCATGGCAGACGTTTTGTGCGCGCATTGTCGATGTGCTCATGCTGATCATTTCGTTGGTCATTTTCTATTACAGCTTCTACCTGTGCGCCGATTTGTGGGAGCAACCTGTTGCAGAGTTCCCACTCCTCACTTCTGGCCAAACCTACCTTCCGCTGCCCGTAGGCGCAATTGTACTGATTCTGTTTGTTGTCGAGCGCTTGCTGTTTGGCACTCAAGAGAACCGCCCAATCGTGTTGCTGGGTAATCACGGTTAAAACCAGGGGATAACATGGACGCATTTATTTTATTAGCAACACTTGCGGTACTACTTGCGGTGGGAATGCCTGTAGCCTTTGCCGTTGGGCTAAGCGCCATTGTGGGTGCGTTATGGATAGATTTGCCGCTGGAAGCGATCATGATTCAAATCACCAGCGGGGTAAACAAATTTACCCTGCTGGCGATCCCGTTCTTCATTCTGGCTGGGGCGATAATGGCAGAAGGGGGCATTGCCCGTCGCCTGGTCAACTTTGCTTATATCTTCGTGGGGTTTATTCGCGGAGGGTTGTCGTTGGTGAATATCGTCGCCTCTACGTTCTTCGGGGCGATTTCAGGATCGTCGGTGGCGGATACCGCTTCCATCGGTAGCGTGATGATCCCAGAAATGGAGAAAAAGGGTTATCCACGCGAATATGCAGCGGCCGTAACGGCAAGTGGATCGGTGCAGGCGATTTTGATCCCGCCCAGTCACAACTCGGTGATTTACTCACTGGCGGCAGGAGGCACGGTGTCTATTGCCACGCTGTTTATCGCCGGAGTGTTGCCGGGATTGTTGCTTGGTTTTTGCCTGATGGTGATGTGCCTGGGCTTTGCCCATAAACGTGGTTACCCGAAAGGCGAACGCATCCCCTTTAAACAAGCCGTGAAAATTTTGTTCGACGCACTGTGGGGGTTGATGACAGTCGTCATTATTCTCGGTGGGATTCTGTCTGGGGTATTTACCGCGACAGAGTCGGCGGCAGTGGCCTGCGTTTGGGCGTTCTTCGTGACCATGTTTATCTACCGTGACTACAAGTGGAGCGAATTGCCAAAGCTGATGTTCCGCACGGTAAAAACCGTTTCTATCGTAATGATTCTGATTGGTTTTGCCTCGGCGTTCGGTGCAGTCATGACTTACATGCAGTTGCCTTCGCGCATCACGGACTTCTTCACGTCGCTGTCTGACAATAAGTATGTGATTCTGATGTATATCAACATCATGTTGCTGCTGATTGGCACGTTGATGGATATGGCACCGATTATCCTGATCCTCACACCCGTATTATTGCCAGTGACCAATTCGTTGGGTATCGATCCGGTTCATTTCGGCATGATAATGATGGTGAACCTTGGCATTGGCTTGATAACACCCCCCGTGGGGTCGGTGCTCTTTGTTGCCAGCGCCGTGAGTAAACAGAAAATCGAAGTGGTGGTACGCGCTATGCTGCCGTTTTACGGCATATTACTGGTGGTGCTGGGGTTGGTGACCTACGTCCCGGCAGTTTCGTTGTGGCTGCCACATGCGTTAGGAATGAATTAATTCCTTAATAGCTAAGGTCGGGTGAACGTGTCACGTCACCCGACTTTTTTTATGACTTCTTACGCAGCAGGCGCAGCGCATTCGCCGTAACCAGCGCCGTCGCACCGGAATCGGCCAACACGGCAAGCCATAACCCCGTAATGCCCAGCAATGTGGTGATCAGGAAAATCCCTTTCAGCCCTAACGCGATAGTGATGTTCTGGCGAATATTATTATGCGTTGCCCGGGCCAGATTAATCATTCCGGCCAGTTCGGTCAGACGGTTGTGCGTAAGGGCCGCATCTGCGGTTTCGAGTGCGACATCCGTGCCGCTACCCATGGCGATACCGATGGTTGCTGCTTTCATGGCTGGCGCATCGTTGATGCCATCACCCACCATCGCAAGCGATGAACGGGCGTTGAGTTCATTGACTGCGCTGACTTTATCGGCTGGCAGCAGGCTGGCGCGGTAATCCATCCCCAATTCTTGCGCGATTGCCGCCGCCGCTCGCGGGTTATCGCCGGTTAACATCACGCTCTGAACCCCGATTTTTTGCAGGTCAGCGACTGCCTGTTTGGCGTCGCGGCGCAGAGTATCGCGTAGTGCAATCACGCCGAGTAAGCGATTTTGCTGCACCACGGTAATGACCGTTTGGCCTTCAGCCTCAAGCTGGGTAATGCGCTGGTGCCAGGTGGCGTCGAGAACGTTTTCCGCGAGTTTACCTGGCGCGCTCAGTAACAGTGTTTCGCCGTTAATTGTGGCTTCGACCCCGATCCCTGCTAACGCTCTGTGCGCGCTGGCGGTTGGCAATGTCAGCTCGCGGCTTTGTGCTTCACGCACAATGGCTTGCGCTAACGGGTGTGAGGAACCCTGTTCTACGGCAGCCGCGAGGGCCAATAGCGCGTTTTCGCTCAGTTCACCCTGCACTTTAATGGTTGTGACCTGCGGTTTACCTGCGGTCAACGTGCCGGTTTTATCGAAAGCAATATGCTGAATTTTACCCAGTCGTTCGAGTGCCGCCCCGCCTTTGATTAATGCACCGCGTCGAGCGGCGGCGGCAAGTCCGGAGGTAATCGCCGCCGGGGTGGAAATCACCAGCGCACATGGGCAACCAATCAGTAACAGCGCCAACCCTTTGTAAATCCACTCATCCCAGCTCTGCCCGAAAAACAGTGGAGGAATCACCGCTGCGAGTAGCGCGATCCCCATAATGATGGGTGTGTATATCCGACTGAAGCGGTCGATAAAGCGTTCTATCGGCGCACGGCGCTCATCCGCTTCTTCAATTAAACGCAGGATGCGGTCAATTGCGCTGTCGCCTGGTTCGGAAATCACTTCGAGCTGCACCAGCCTGTCGACACTGGTGCTGCCCGCTGGCACTTTTTCATCTTGTTGGCGTTCGACCGGAATAGACTCTCCGGTTAGTGCGCTTTCATCAAAACTGGCAAAGGGTGTTAACAGTCGACCATCCGCAGGCAAACGCCCACCGGCAGCCACTTCGATAACATCGCCCGGGCGTAAATCGCCAAGAGCGACAGTTTCTCGTTCACCGTTGCGAATACGGGTGGCGACTTCGGGTTTTAGCGCCATTAATGCGCTCACGCCACGGCGTGCGCGGCTGGCGGCGTAAGATTCCAGACGTTCGCCAATTAAGAACAGCAACAGCACCATCGCCGCTTCTGCCGTCGCGCCGATGAACAGTGCGCCAATGGCCGCGACGCTCATTAAGGTTTCGATGGCAAACCAGTTACCGCTGCGTATCAGGCGCACCGCCTGGCGGGCTATCGGCCACAGGCCAACCAGCGTGGTGGCGATAAACGCCATGTTGCCAAATGGATGGTTAAATTGCTCAAGACCCCAGCTCAGCGCCATCATGACTATCAGCAAAATGAGCGGTAAGTTTTCCTTCAGGCTGGATGTTTTTGGGGCCGGAGCGGTGCTGTTTCTCAGGTTGTAGCCAGCGGCTTTAACGGCTTTTTCAACTTGCGGGCGAATATCACTCCCGGCAGTAACCATGAGTTTTTGCGTGGCGAAAAGCACCTGGACGCGCTGGACATCAGCCAATTGTTTTACCGCATTTTCAACTTTGCGGGCACAGGCGGCGCAATCCATACCATCAACCAGCCAGCTATAGCGCTCGCCGGTATCAGGGACGGTTTCAATTTCTGGTTCTGCAGTGCAGGCGTCATTGTTACAGCAGGAGGACGTTTGCACAGGTAATGGGCTTAATTTTGCCTTAGCAAATTGCGGTGGTTTCGGGGAGTTGAGCATGTGCCCTCCTGGGTAATGATAATGTTCTCATTACCCATGTTACTCTCTGGAGTTGACTCCAGAGTCAAGAGGGAAGTTTTGGTGGGTGTCACTTCCCTCATCTGACAAAAGTAATCAGATATACAACGCGCGGACAATCATAAAGTGGCCCGCAAAATAACAGGCAGCAGCGATGGCGCTGTCACCGGTAAAGCGGTGGCGATAATGGCTACCTAACCAAACAATATTACCCAACAGCAGCAGTGTCGCGCCGACAAAGGCCGAGAAGCTTGGGCGTGTTGGCAAGTAGAAATACAGCTCACCCGCGAGCCACACCATCACAAGCGTCATGCCGATAAACGTCAAAATCGGCCAGCGGAACGTGTCGAGACGCGTCCAAATGACCGCCACCAGTAATGCCCCGACAATTAACAAAACCAGCGGCAAAGGCCAGAACAAACTAAAGGTCATCTGGCTGGCAAAATAGAGGGTATACAGCAGGTGTGAGAGGAAAAATGCCCCGATTGCGTACAGCATGCGCTGAGTTGGCAGCAACGTTAGCGCGTCGCCCAGTAGGGTTGCCAGAAGGCCGGCAACAATTAAATATCCCGTCGCGTTAAACATCGGAGCTTGCCAGGCCAGCAGCAGTAAAAGCAAAAGGGTGACGGGTTTAAAGACCCAGCGTTGCCAGGTTGGACCACGATAGGAGGCGTCTACATACAGCCATCCGGAAAAGAATACAGCGATAAAAGACCAAAGCATGGCGAGTCCTTTTTAAATTTATCGTACTCAAAGCACGACTCTACTGTCAGTCTAGTGGCCAACGTCGGTGGATGACAACGCCACAGCGTGCAGGGTATTCTTAAAAGTGCCTGACAAATCGAGATAAATCCATGAGTAAAATGCCACTTTTCTTCATTGCCGTCGTGGCGATCATCGTCGTTGCAGCATCGTTTCGCTTTGTGCAGCAGCGCCGCCAGAATGCGGAAAATGATGCGGCCCCTGTGATGCAAAGAAGCGTCCAGGTCACGACAAAACGTGAAACGCCGACCAATGAAAGACGCTCACGGCAACGCCAGGTGACTCCGGTTGAAGATACGATGCGCTATGAGATCTGGTTTCGCCCACAAAGCGGTGGCCTGGAGCTGAAAATGCGAGTAACGGCAGGGCAATACCACTCGGTGAGCGTAGGTGACAAAGGCATGTTGCAGTATAAAGGGACGAGGTTTGTGGGCTTCATCCCCGAACAATAACAGGCGATTTTATTTGCCCTGACGGAGTTTTTTCTGCCAGACCAACAGTTCAAATACACCAAAGATGAAAATCTTAATTTGTTGAGCACGGCTCAGCGGCGGGGCGTCTTTCGGTTGGGTCGATTTCAACAACGCCAATTGCATCCCGTGCATCATCACGGTGAAGACCAGCGCGACGTTAACAAAGATATTCAGCGGCCGCGGGAACGGATGGAAAATATTCAATAACAAAAATCCCCAGACGCCCAGCATCAGCAAGCGGCCTATATTAATTAGCATGTCGTCGCTCCTTAAATTTCACGACTAAATAAACGGTAAGCGACCTGTCCTGCGACTTTTTCACGATGCAGCGACCAGCTTGCTGGTACCGCGGGCATGCCGTTTTCAACTTCGCTTTCAACATAAATCAGTGCTTCATCTGCCAGCCAGCCATTGCTCTCTAACAGCGCTAATGTCTCGTCCAGTAACCCTTTACGGAATGGCGGATCAACAAACACGATCGTGTGCGGTTCGCCAGGCTGCGCCAGGAAATTGAGCGTATTGGTGTTCACCACTTTTCCATTGGCCGCTTTTAGCGTGGCGAGATTTTTTTGCAGCTGTTGTGAAACATGGCGATCCATCTCCAGCAGCGTGGCTCGTGTAGCGTAACGCGATAAGGCTTCAAGCCCCAGCGCACCGCTTCCGGCAAAACAATCCAGCACAGTGGCGTCAACCATCATGGGTGCCAGCCAGTTAAACAGCGTTTCACGCACCCTGTCCGTCGTTGGACGCAGGCCTGGGCTGTCAGGGACGGGCAGTTTACGGCCGCGCCATTGGCCACCAATTATACGGATCTGGCCTGCGCCAGTAGATTGCGGTTTTTTCATGAGACTCACTGCGATGCAATTTCTTGCCGTCTAGTGTAACGGTGTGTGTAAAGCGGGGAAAGTGATAGACTAATGCATTCATTGATAATTATTTTCAGTGCCCGTGGCAAGCTCAATCGGGCCTGTGCCATGAATTAACAGCGAGGAGTGTGTTCGCAAATGGCGAAAGAGAAAAAACGTGGCTTTTTTTCATGGCTAGGCTTTGGCCAGAAAGAGCAGGCTTCTGAACAAGAACCAGAACAAAAAGTAGCTGAAGAACAATCGGTTGTAGAAGAAGCTGTTGAGCAGGTTACTGAGCCTGAACAACCGCAAGCGACCGAAGAAACTGCACAGCCAGAAGAAGCAAAGCCAGAAATCAAAACTGAGGTTCAACCTGAAATTCAGCCAGAAACGCTGACTGATGTTGAACCCGTTGTGCTTGATAAGCACGAAGAACCAGAAGCCTTCGCAGAAGAGATTGTCGACGTCACTGAAAAACTCGCTGAAAGCGAAGTGCAGGTGGCTGAGCCAGAAATCACCCCAGAGCCTGAGCCAAAAGTCACGGCGCAAGTTGCTGTTGAGCATGAAGAATTACCGGTTCAGGAAGATCTCACACCTGAGATTGTGCAGGAACAGCAGGCAGAAGAGTGGCAGCCAGAACACGAACCCGTGGTGGTTGAAGCAGAGGTTGAAACGTTTGTTGAACCGTTTGTTGAACCTGAAGAGGTTGCCATTCTTGCGGTAGAAGACGTTGTTGTCGAAGAAGAGCTGATTGAAGCGATTCCTGTTGCCGCCGTTACCGCTGAAGACGTGCCGGTCGAGCTGGAACCAGAAG
The nucleotide sequence above comes from Buttiauxella selenatireducens. Encoded proteins:
- a CDS encoding TRAP transporter substrate-binding protein, which produces MKKTFLPAFAGLCLSTASVLFAPSALAQVIKAADVHPEGYPNVVAVQHMGEKLKQETNGDMEIKVFPSGVLGDEKQLIEQAQMGAIDMIRVSMAPVAAILPDVEVFTLPYVFRDEDHMHKVIDGDLGKQIGDKLTNNPKSRLVFLGWMDSGTRNLITKNPVVKPEDLKGMKIRVQGSPVALATLKDMGANSVAMGVSEVYSGMQTGVIDGAENNPPTFIAHNYMPVAKNYTLSGHFITPEMLLYSKVKWDKLTPDQQQKILKLARETQMEQRELWNAYNKQALEKMKAGGVQFHEIDKAWFVKATEPVRKEYGDKHQDLMKAIADVQ
- a CDS encoding TRAP transporter small permease, with translation MSQRYSDLMDKVYLLAMIVAGLSLLVMTIIIPIGIFSRYVLNRGESWPEPVAIICMVTFTFIGAAVSYRAGSHIAVNMLTDRLPLSWQTFCARIVDVLMLIISLVIFYYSFYLCADLWEQPVAEFPLLTSGQTYLPLPVGAIVLILFVVERLLFGTQENRPIVLLGNHG
- a CDS encoding TRAP transporter large permease; this translates as MDAFILLATLAVLLAVGMPVAFAVGLSAIVGALWIDLPLEAIMIQITSGVNKFTLLAIPFFILAGAIMAEGGIARRLVNFAYIFVGFIRGGLSLVNIVASTFFGAISGSSVADTASIGSVMIPEMEKKGYPREYAAAVTASGSVQAILIPPSHNSVIYSLAAGGTVSIATLFIAGVLPGLLLGFCLMVMCLGFAHKRGYPKGERIPFKQAVKILFDALWGLMTVVIILGGILSGVFTATESAAVACVWAFFVTMFIYRDYKWSELPKLMFRTVKTVSIVMILIGFASAFGAVMTYMQLPSRITDFFTSLSDNKYVILMYINIMLLLIGTLMDMAPIILILTPVLLPVTNSLGIDPVHFGMIMMVNLGIGLITPPVGSVLFVASAVSKQKIEVVVRAMLPFYGILLVVLGLVTYVPAVSLWLPHALGMN
- the zntA gene encoding Zn(II)/Cd(II)/Pb(II) translocating P-type ATPase ZntA encodes the protein MLNSPKPPQFAKAKLSPLPVQTSSCCNNDACTAEPEIETVPDTGERYSWLVDGMDCAACARKVENAVKQLADVQRVQVLFATQKLMVTAGSDIRPQVEKAVKAAGYNLRNSTAPAPKTSSLKENLPLILLIVMMALSWGLEQFNHPFGNMAFIATTLVGLWPIARQAVRLIRSGNWFAIETLMSVAAIGALFIGATAEAAMVLLLFLIGERLESYAASRARRGVSALMALKPEVATRIRNGERETVALGDLRPGDVIEVAAGGRLPADGRLLTPFASFDESALTGESIPVERQQDEKVPAGSTSVDRLVQLEVISEPGDSAIDRILRLIEEADERRAPIERFIDRFSRIYTPIIMGIALLAAVIPPLFFGQSWDEWIYKGLALLLIGCPCALVISTPAAITSGLAAAARRGALIKGGAALERLGKIQHIAFDKTGTLTAGKPQVTTIKVQGELSENALLALAAAVEQGSSHPLAQAIVREAQSRELTLPTASAHRALAGIGVEATINGETLLLSAPGKLAENVLDATWHQRITQLEAEGQTVITVVQQNRLLGVIALRDTLRRDAKQAVADLQKIGVQSVMLTGDNPRAAAAIAQELGMDYRASLLPADKVSAVNELNARSSLAMVGDGINDAPAMKAATIGIAMGSGTDVALETADAALTHNRLTELAGMINLARATHNNIRQNITIALGLKGIFLITTLLGITGLWLAVLADSGATALVTANALRLLRKKS
- a CDS encoding lysoplasmalogenase, giving the protein MLWSFIAVFFSGWLYVDASYRGPTWQRWVFKPVTLLLLLLLAWQAPMFNATGYLIVAGLLATLLGDALTLLPTQRMLYAIGAFFLSHLLYTLYFASQMTFSLFWPLPLVLLIVGALLVAVIWTRLDTFRWPILTFIGMTLVMVWLAGELYFYLPTRPSFSAFVGATLLLLGNIVWLGSHYRHRFTGDSAIAAACYFAGHFMIVRALYI
- a CDS encoding DUF2500 domain-containing protein translates to MSKMPLFFIAVVAIIVVAASFRFVQQRRQNAENDAAPVMQRSVQVTTKRETPTNERRSRQRQVTPVEDTMRYEIWFRPQSGGLELKMRVTAGQYHSVSVGDKGMLQYKGTRFVGFIPEQ
- a CDS encoding DUF1145 family protein, producing the protein MLINIGRLLMLGVWGFLLLNIFHPFPRPLNIFVNVALVFTVMMHGMQLALLKSTQPKDAPPLSRAQQIKIFIFGVFELLVWQKKLRQGK
- the rsmD gene encoding 16S rRNA (guanine(966)-N(2))-methyltransferase is translated as MKKPQSTGAGQIRIIGGQWRGRKLPVPDSPGLRPTTDRVRETLFNWLAPMMVDATVLDCFAGSGALGLEALSRYATRATLLEMDRHVSQQLQKNLATLKAANGKVVNTNTLNFLAQPGEPHTIVFVDPPFRKGLLDETLALLESNGWLADEALIYVESEVENGMPAVPASWSLHREKVAGQVAYRLFSREI